A part of Flavobacteriaceae bacterium GSB9 genomic DNA contains:
- a CDS encoding metal ABC transporter permease — translation MSSAQIEIQLIASLVAIACAIPGTFLVLRKMAMISDAISHSILPGIVIGFFITQDLNSPLLILLATITGIITVVLVEYIQKTGLVKEDTAIGLVFPILFSIGVILIAKNANDVHLDVDAVLLGELAFAPFDRLIISGIDVGPKSLWVIGSILVVTTALLFAFFKELKVSTFDAGLAASLGFSPTIIHYGLMTVSSITTVGAFDAVGAILVVALMIAPAAIAYLLTTDLKRMLIYAITFGVFSAISGYWVAHWLDASIAGSITTMLGLLFLIVYLFAPSKGILAVLYREKQQRTEVSLLTFLLHLKNHTEESERHVNHLNEHINWHKVRSKTVLTLALKNNMISIEKDIVSLTKKGDDFTTQAIDYIITNEDTQIEDMKDDFFLFRG, via the coding sequence ATGAGTAGTGCACAAATAGAAATACAGCTTATTGCTAGTTTGGTAGCTATAGCTTGTGCTATTCCAGGTACTTTTTTAGTTTTAAGGAAGATGGCCATGATAAGCGATGCCATTAGCCATTCTATTTTACCAGGCATCGTTATCGGCTTTTTCATCACACAAGATTTAAACTCGCCTTTGCTTATTCTTTTGGCCACTATAACCGGTATTATAACTGTCGTTTTAGTGGAGTACATTCAAAAAACAGGTTTAGTAAAAGAAGATACGGCCATAGGTTTAGTGTTTCCCATTTTGTTCAGTATTGGGGTGATTCTTATAGCAAAAAACGCCAACGATGTTCACTTAGATGTTGATGCTGTGCTTTTGGGTGAATTAGCTTTTGCTCCTTTCGACCGATTGATTATTTCTGGAATTGATGTAGGACCAAAATCGTTGTGGGTTATCGGAAGTATTTTAGTAGTCACCACCGCATTACTTTTTGCATTTTTCAAAGAGTTAAAAGTGAGCACTTTTGATGCTGGATTAGCGGCTTCACTAGGGTTTTCACCAACCATAATTCATTATGGTTTAATGACGGTTTCATCAATTACAACTGTTGGTGCTTTTGATGCTGTGGGCGCCATTTTGGTCGTTGCGCTTATGATAGCTCCTGCCGCTATAGCTTATTTACTTACCACCGATTTAAAACGCATGCTAATCTACGCAATAACCTTTGGGGTTTTTAGTGCTATTTCTGGCTATTGGGTGGCCCACTGGTTAGACGCTTCTATTGCTGGATCTATTACTACCATGTTAGGTTTGTTATTTTTAATAGTTTATCTGTTTGCCCCAAGCAAAGGTATTCTTGCCGTTTTGTATAGAGAAAAACAGCAACGTACAGAAGTCTCTTTGCTTACTTTTTTACTGCACCTAAAAAACCATACCGAGGAAAGCGAACGCCACGTTAATCACCTTAACGAGCATATTAACTGGCATAAAGTACGAAGCAAAACGGTTTTAACCCTAGCTTTAAAAAACAACATGATTTCTATTGAAAAAGATATTGTATCGCTTACCAAAAAGGGCGACGACTTTACCACCCAAGCCATCGATTATATTATTACAAACGAAGACACCCAAATTGAAGACATGAAAGACGACTTCTTTTTGTTTAGGGGGTAA
- a CDS encoding tetratricopeptide repeat protein: MTKKLFVALYLITSLSIFSQEKIPFIDYDTVYSQASKAIQENDYEKTIDILDQINKNDSTYASVLISKSYYLLNSEKYEEAIKVTDEGLRLNNYDTNLSFYINKGLAFASLEKYNEAIQIYNEGLKTYPNYYLLWYNKGVALETLNKINEAVYAYQQAILFNPTYAKSHLQLGNICYNQELMSQALLCYNMYLLLTFDENGAFNTLKSLNNLVAEKNENIANPELQISDDDKHFENIDLVLSNKIALNENYETGNKIDIALTRQNHALITQLEDFEGGNGFWDKKYIPFFQWIKKNNLFDNFTYTLSYSIQNEKYAKIIKQKEKEIKEFVDLFYPKWHDVLKDNTLVFQEKKQEVSFNYYNGYVQAIGKMNNTVSIGKWNFYNQNGQLISVGSYNDKGERTSTWTWFHNNGKTKETANYKNGFLEGENRLFHKNGKPYIYANYLNNELNGEYLYYNDKGALIQKKFFKNGELDGLYQSYFPVGKDLLEFNIPYKNGSISNLAHEYYADGTVYAEMPFREGTRQGVEKKYFLNKKVSSETNYIDGELNGSYKSYYTNGNTLEEGHASENYYNGPWKSYYRDGTLQASFSYNQGSLDGEYKYFDTDGKPYYDYLYRKGEIIEYKYYDKKGNVLSEGKKKGGEFQFKGHHPNGNILSKGLYDITGGKEGYWEFFSKNGVLIEKGNYSKNKATGEYILYHNNGKVESISNYVNDSLSGYYSNYFKNGQLKRQGWYKNNLGHGEWQSYYIDGTLQVINFYHKDKLHGVQEFYSVDGKLEHTSKYRYGELLEETYFDIQGNLINTVNYEPNASNFTIKILHQNKTPNVVIDYVNGIKHGKYLGYDFYGNKSTEGNYWNGAQDGKWIWYYDNGKTESAMNYKNGNLNGESLNYYEDGAVEAQLFYEYGKRVNTWVRYHENGKKARTTDYVDDVLHGKTVFYCPSGNLQLTRYYNHGTLIGYSYLDKNSKELPMIPITNETTKITSYYNNGNIARELEYKNGNLINSYKIYFYSGQLKEQMHFIDDEYDGLNIEYYENGKIKTESNYNMGVLEGLVKKYHKSGKLKELINYKNDKRSGETHYYNENQKLVKKEFYFNGELYRSKTY, encoded by the coding sequence ATGACGAAAAAATTATTTGTTGCCCTTTATCTTATAACATCGCTTTCAATCTTTTCACAAGAAAAAATTCCATTCATAGATTATGATACAGTCTATTCTCAGGCATCAAAAGCCATACAAGAGAATGATTATGAAAAAACTATTGATATTTTAGATCAAATCAATAAAAACGATTCCACATATGCGAGTGTTTTGATTTCTAAATCATATTATCTGCTAAATTCTGAAAAGTACGAAGAGGCAATAAAAGTTACCGACGAAGGTTTACGCCTAAACAACTACGATACTAATTTATCATTTTACATAAATAAAGGGTTAGCCTTTGCGTCATTAGAAAAGTATAACGAGGCCATTCAAATTTATAACGAGGGCTTAAAAACCTATCCTAATTATTATTTATTATGGTATAATAAAGGCGTTGCTTTAGAAACACTTAATAAAATCAATGAAGCTGTTTACGCCTACCAACAAGCAATCTTATTCAACCCAACTTATGCCAAATCACATCTTCAACTTGGAAATATCTGTTACAACCAAGAACTCATGTCTCAGGCACTTCTGTGCTACAATATGTACTTACTTTTAACTTTTGATGAAAATGGCGCCTTCAACACACTAAAATCTTTGAATAATTTGGTGGCTGAAAAAAATGAAAACATCGCGAACCCTGAATTGCAAATCTCTGATGATGATAAGCATTTTGAAAATATCGATTTAGTTTTGAGTAATAAAATAGCCCTAAACGAAAATTATGAAACAGGTAACAAAATTGATATTGCTCTAACAAGACAGAATCATGCACTAATAACCCAACTTGAAGATTTTGAAGGTGGCAATGGGTTTTGGGATAAAAAATACATTCCCTTTTTTCAATGGATAAAGAAGAACAACCTATTCGACAATTTCACATATACACTATCGTATTCAATTCAAAACGAAAAATATGCGAAGATTATTAAGCAAAAAGAAAAGGAAATCAAGGAATTTGTAGATCTATTCTACCCTAAATGGCATGATGTTTTAAAAGATAATACCTTGGTGTTCCAAGAAAAAAAACAGGAAGTTTCTTTTAATTATTACAACGGATACGTTCAAGCCATTGGAAAAATGAACAATACTGTAAGCATTGGCAAATGGAATTTTTATAACCAAAATGGCCAATTGATATCGGTCGGCTCATATAATGATAAAGGAGAAAGGACAAGTACGTGGACCTGGTTTCACAACAACGGAAAAACCAAAGAGACTGCCAATTATAAAAACGGCTTTTTGGAGGGAGAAAATCGTTTATTTCATAAAAACGGAAAGCCTTATATCTACGCCAATTATTTAAATAATGAATTAAATGGAGAATACCTATACTATAACGATAAGGGAGCGCTCATTCAGAAAAAGTTCTTCAAAAATGGTGAATTAGACGGTTTATATCAATCATACTTTCCAGTGGGCAAGGATTTGCTTGAATTTAACATTCCTTACAAAAACGGATCAATCAGTAATTTGGCACATGAATACTACGCCGACGGAACAGTATATGCTGAAATGCCGTTTAGAGAAGGCACAAGGCAGGGTGTAGAAAAAAAATACTTTTTAAATAAAAAAGTGTCTAGTGAAACAAATTATATTGATGGGGAACTAAACGGTAGCTACAAAAGTTACTATACGAACGGAAACACACTTGAAGAAGGTCATGCTTCAGAAAACTACTATAACGGACCATGGAAATCTTATTATCGCGATGGCACCTTACAAGCAAGTTTTTCATATAACCAAGGAAGCTTAGATGGCGAATATAAATACTTCGACACCGACGGTAAACCTTACTATGACTACCTATACAGAAAAGGCGAAATAATAGAATACAAATACTACGACAAAAAGGGCAATGTTTTAAGTGAAGGCAAGAAGAAAGGTGGAGAGTTTCAATTTAAAGGGCACCACCCTAATGGTAATATTTTATCGAAAGGACTTTATGACATTACAGGAGGAAAAGAAGGATATTGGGAGTTTTTTTCGAAGAATGGTGTCTTAATAGAAAAAGGCAACTACTCTAAAAACAAAGCTACTGGAGAATACATTCTGTACCACAATAACGGGAAAGTGGAATCTATCAGTAATTATGTAAACGATTCTCTATCTGGATATTATTCAAATTATTTTAAAAACGGACAACTAAAAAGACAAGGTTGGTATAAAAATAATCTTGGTCACGGTGAATGGCAATCTTATTATATTGATGGTACGTTACAGGTTATAAATTTTTATCACAAGGATAAATTACATGGTGTCCAGGAATTTTACAGTGTTGATGGCAAACTAGAGCACACAAGCAAATACCGCTATGGTGAACTTTTGGAAGAAACGTATTTTGACATCCAGGGTAACCTTATCAATACCGTTAATTACGAACCAAACGCCAGCAACTTTACAATAAAAATTTTACACCAGAATAAAACACCTAATGTAGTTATTGACTATGTTAACGGTATAAAACATGGCAAATACTTAGGTTATGATTTCTACGGAAATAAATCAACCGAAGGAAACTATTGGAATGGTGCTCAAGATGGTAAATGGATTTGGTATTACGATAATGGCAAAACAGAGAGTGCCATGAACTACAAAAACGGCAACCTAAACGGAGAAAGCCTGAACTATTACGAAGATGGGGCTGTTGAAGCTCAATTATTTTACGAATATGGTAAAAGGGTAAACACTTGGGTTAGGTATCATGAAAACGGTAAGAAAGCCAGAACCACAGATTATGTTGACGACGTTTTACATGGAAAAACTGTTTTTTACTGCCCATCCGGAAACCTTCAACTTACAAGGTATTACAACCATGGTACGCTTATTGGATACAGTTATTTAGATAAAAACTCCAAAGAATTGCCCATGATTCCTATAACAAATGAAACGACAAAAATAACGAGCTATTATAACAACGGAAATATTGCCAGGGAACTGGAATATAAAAATGGTAATTTAATTAATTCTTACAAGATATATTTCTATTCAGGGCAACTAAAAGAACAAATGCATTTTATTGATGATGAATACGATGGCCTTAACATTGAGTATTATGAAAATGGCAAAATAAAAACCGAAAGCAATTACAATATGGGGGTTTTAGAAGGCTTGGTAAAAAAATACCATAAAAGTGGCAAACTAAAAGAGCTTATTAACTATAAAAATGATAAAAGATCTGGAGAAACCCATTATTACAATGAAAACCAAAAACTGGTAAAAAAAGAATTTTACTTTAACGGCGAACTATACAGATCTAAAACCTACTAG
- a CDS encoding DUF3857 and transglutaminase domain-containing protein, giving the protein MRFIFIFICLSHLGSFAQESAEFNLYKKLYPNAKSVRVNQNTMVTIKLNYGKLDITQEFFEEDLYLDEGASYNAKKALNFSSFFELDKVEASSFTYSDGKYKEFEVTDFKEKDELDHSFYDDTKSLTFIFPNLKKGSKSVLKYSENVKNPRFLSPFYFGDFSPIVNNKVTIIADKEIDLTFKAFNIDSLNIDFNKVEKRRTNIYTWELKNTDQYKYEPSTPTYKKILPHIVPIITSYKSDDTNIRLAKNVSDLYDWYYSLVKNINNDKPNEELIRLVKELTANKTTDLEKVKSIYYWTQKNIKYIAFEYALGGFIPREANDVFQKKYGDCKDNSSILYSMLKIAGIKGDLTWIGTRSIPYSYEELPTPMVDNHMILSYTNKDGQTYFLDATGRYQSIDYPTSFIQGKEALIANGESKFVIKKVPVLPAIKNAVIDTTTVNLLNENLVGQSKTEIAGYNKIDTFHFLEEKTSEEKTKAFYNTRLQKGNNKFLIHFFTETNKFDYEKNLIINYDFTINDYAKKMGDEIYVNLNLNKDLSSHKTEEDRKNAIEYEHTNYFNYTTYLNIPNGYKLNYLPENINLSNEYLNASINYEVKNNRIKYSHTYSLNTISLNTNQQKEVNKLIKKIENAFKEVIVLKKL; this is encoded by the coding sequence ATGCGCTTTATTTTTATTTTTATTTGTTTATCGCACTTAGGCAGTTTTGCTCAAGAATCTGCAGAATTCAATCTTTATAAAAAACTCTATCCCAATGCAAAATCGGTAAGAGTTAATCAAAACACCATGGTTACTATCAAGCTTAATTATGGTAAATTAGATATCACCCAAGAATTTTTTGAGGAAGACCTATACTTGGACGAGGGAGCGAGCTACAATGCCAAAAAAGCATTGAATTTCTCTTCATTTTTTGAGCTAGATAAGGTAGAAGCGTCTTCTTTTACTTATTCAGATGGTAAATACAAAGAATTTGAAGTAACCGATTTTAAGGAAAAAGATGAGTTAGACCACTCTTTTTACGATGACACGAAATCATTAACTTTCATTTTCCCTAATCTAAAAAAAGGGTCGAAATCTGTATTAAAATATTCCGAGAACGTTAAAAACCCACGCTTTTTGAGTCCCTTTTATTTTGGAGACTTTTCACCAATAGTTAATAATAAAGTTACAATAATAGCCGATAAAGAAATCGACCTAACTTTTAAAGCATTTAATATAGATTCTTTAAATATTGATTTCAATAAGGTTGAAAAACGCCGCACTAACATTTATACATGGGAACTAAAAAACACAGATCAATACAAATATGAGCCTAGCACTCCTACGTACAAAAAAATTCTTCCGCATATTGTACCTATCATAACCTCATATAAATCAGATGACACAAACATCCGTTTGGCCAAAAACGTATCAGATTTATACGATTGGTATTATTCATTGGTAAAAAATATAAACAATGATAAGCCAAACGAAGAACTTATAAGGCTTGTAAAAGAACTTACAGCCAATAAAACGACTGATTTAGAAAAAGTAAAATCGATATACTACTGGACCCAAAAAAATATAAAATATATTGCCTTTGAATATGCCTTAGGCGGATTTATTCCTAGAGAAGCTAACGATGTTTTCCAAAAAAAATACGGCGATTGTAAAGACAACTCCAGTATTTTATATAGCATGCTAAAGATTGCTGGCATAAAAGGAGACTTAACCTGGATAGGGACCCGAAGTATACCATACAGCTACGAAGAACTACCTACCCCTATGGTCGACAACCACATGATTTTATCATACACAAACAAAGATGGCCAAACATACTTTTTAGACGCTACTGGAAGGTATCAGTCCATAGATTACCCAACTTCGTTTATTCAGGGTAAGGAAGCATTAATTGCCAATGGAGAATCTAAGTTCGTTATAAAAAAAGTACCCGTTCTGCCAGCAATAAAAAATGCGGTTATCGATACTACAACCGTAAACCTGCTAAATGAAAATTTAGTAGGGCAATCTAAAACAGAAATTGCTGGATACAACAAGATCGACACCTTTCATTTCTTAGAAGAAAAAACCTCTGAAGAAAAAACAAAGGCCTTTTATAATACCAGATTGCAAAAAGGGAACAACAAATTTTTAATCCATTTTTTCACAGAAACCAATAAATTCGATTACGAAAAAAACTTAATCATAAATTACGATTTTACAATTAATGATTATGCTAAAAAAATGGGAGATGAAATTTATGTTAATCTAAATCTTAACAAAGATTTATCCTCACACAAAACCGAAGAAGACAGAAAAAATGCCATTGAATATGAACACACTAACTATTTTAACTACACTACTTACTTAAATATACCCAATGGTTACAAACTAAATTATTTACCAGAAAATATTAATCTCTCCAACGAATATTTAAATGCTAGCATTAATTACGAGGTGAAAAATAACAGAATTAAATACAGTCACACCTATAGCTTAAATACTATTAGCTTAAATACTAACCAACAGAAAGAAGTCAATAAACTCATTAAAAAAATAGAAAATGCCTTTAAAGAAGTTATCGTCTTAAAAAAATTATAA
- a CDS encoding DUF3857 domain-containing protein: MPTSKLTFALLFLVNIGLSQNKPFYLDYTWSENPTYEIANKTQVPLIAIKDKIITEFFFQEEGLVEYFLEHRVLWLNSDDKIEDYNKVYLPYTSNSELKVNKARVIKEDGKIIELDDSKILTAQDEETGRNYKYFAFEGIEKGSFIEYYYVVRRYPRYKGNKITLQSDYTKNNVEFDLFAPNNLIFDFKTLNNTPEITRDTLTKNKRHWNLKIDQIEPLENEEMSAYNASKKAVIYKLDRNTADNSKDISSYGNVAQNIHAFYYGGLKGKTENLLKKFIKEATKGKEPNEETLIRKLEFFIKSNVYLTEDGSSNFKDLDEVLSKKIANEVGLLKLYIALFRTLNIKHEIVITSNRKDLKFDKNFEANNFLTDFLIYFNKSKKFLSPTELNSRYGFPPAYLTDNYGLFIKEIKVGDFVSGVGEVKYINPIKADKTVDKMVIDVNFEKNNISNCSVKLHRSMAGYYAMYFQPYIHLAKEEEKQKLIEGFAKNINENINVTHHEVINDDPELFGIKPIEFIIDFNTEALVEKAGKKYLVKVGDLIGRQMQLYQEKERVLPVENEFTKSYYRKINIKIPEGYKVANLDDINIKNSFTENEEETLIFHSYFKLNDNLLTITADEHYRENIIEKEHYEDYRTVINSAADFNKLVLVFEPI; the protein is encoded by the coding sequence ATGCCAACATCAAAACTAACTTTCGCTCTTTTATTCCTAGTAAACATCGGCTTATCTCAAAACAAACCGTTTTATCTAGATTACACATGGAGCGAAAATCCCACCTACGAAATAGCCAACAAAACACAGGTACCGTTAATCGCCATTAAAGACAAAATAATTACAGAATTTTTCTTTCAAGAAGAAGGCTTAGTAGAGTACTTTTTAGAACATCGCGTTTTATGGTTAAACTCTGATGATAAAATAGAAGACTATAATAAAGTGTATTTACCATACACATCAAATTCTGAACTTAAAGTCAACAAAGCCCGAGTAATTAAAGAAGATGGAAAAATTATTGAATTGGATGATAGTAAAATCCTAACAGCTCAAGACGAAGAGACCGGTCGCAACTATAAGTACTTTGCCTTTGAAGGTATTGAAAAAGGAAGTTTTATAGAGTATTATTATGTCGTTAGGCGCTATCCAAGATATAAAGGCAATAAAATAACGCTGCAATCAGATTACACAAAAAACAATGTTGAGTTCGATTTATTTGCACCAAACAATTTAATATTTGATTTTAAGACCCTAAACAACACCCCAGAAATAACAAGGGACACCCTTACTAAAAATAAACGGCACTGGAACTTAAAAATCGACCAAATAGAACCACTGGAAAATGAGGAAATGTCTGCCTACAATGCATCTAAAAAAGCTGTTATTTATAAGCTAGACAGAAATACCGCCGATAATTCTAAAGACATATCTTCTTACGGCAATGTTGCACAAAACATTCATGCTTTTTATTATGGGGGATTAAAAGGAAAAACAGAGAATCTACTCAAAAAATTCATCAAAGAAGCAACAAAAGGGAAAGAACCAAACGAAGAAACACTCATAAGAAAACTTGAGTTCTTTATAAAATCGAACGTATATCTTACTGAAGATGGCAGCAGCAACTTTAAAGATTTGGATGAAGTTTTAAGCAAAAAAATCGCAAACGAAGTAGGTTTGCTAAAGCTATACATTGCATTATTTAGAACCCTGAATATAAAACACGAAATAGTTATTACCAGTAATAGAAAAGATTTAAAATTTGATAAAAACTTTGAAGCAAACAATTTTTTAACCGACTTTTTAATTTACTTCAACAAATCAAAAAAATTTCTATCTCCAACCGAGTTAAATTCAAGATATGGTTTCCCTCCCGCTTATTTAACCGATAATTATGGCCTATTCATTAAAGAGATTAAGGTAGGTGATTTTGTGTCTGGTGTAGGCGAAGTTAAATACATAAACCCAATAAAAGCAGACAAAACTGTAGATAAAATGGTTATTGATGTAAATTTTGAAAAAAATAACATTTCTAATTGTTCGGTAAAACTACACCGATCTATGGCCGGCTATTACGCCATGTATTTTCAACCCTATATTCATTTAGCAAAAGAAGAAGAAAAGCAAAAATTAATAGAGGGCTTTGCAAAAAACATCAACGAAAATATTAACGTTACACACCATGAAGTTATAAACGATGACCCTGAATTATTTGGCATCAAACCTATTGAGTTTATAATAGATTTTAACACCGAAGCATTGGTTGAAAAGGCAGGAAAAAAATATCTGGTAAAAGTTGGTGATTTAATTGGTAGGCAAATGCAACTATATCAAGAAAAAGAACGAGTTCTTCCTGTAGAGAATGAATTTACAAAGAGTTACTACAGAAAAATTAACATAAAAATACCTGAGGGCTACAAAGTTGCTAATCTAGATGATATTAACATTAAAAATTCATTTACAGAAAATGAAGAGGAAACGCTTATTTTCCATTCATATTTCAAACTTAACGATAATCTACTAACCATTACTGCAGACGAGCATTACAGAGAAAACATAATAGAAAAAGAGCATTACGAAGACTATAGAACCGTAATAAATAGCGCCGCTGATTTTAACAAACTAGTTCTTGTGTTCGAACCAATATAA
- a CDS encoding YraN family protein, which produces MAQHNQLGKKGEQLAVDFLLKNDYDIIERNYRFDKAEVDIIARKNETLAIIEVKTRSTTDFGNPQDFVKPKQIQRLVKAVNEYVTVKALDVEVRFDIIAIVKQGKSFYIEHLENAFYHF; this is translated from the coding sequence ATGGCACAACACAACCAACTCGGTAAAAAAGGCGAACAACTGGCAGTAGATTTTCTATTGAAAAACGATTATGATATTATAGAACGCAATTACCGTTTTGACAAAGCCGAGGTGGATATTATCGCCCGAAAAAATGAAACTTTGGCCATTATTGAAGTGAAAACCCGTTCAACTACCGATTTTGGAAATCCTCAAGATTTTGTAAAACCTAAACAAATTCAACGGTTAGTTAAGGCCGTTAACGAATATGTTACTGTTAAGGCATTGGATGTGGAAGTACGGTTTGATATTATTGCCATCGTAAAGCAAGGTAAAAGCTTCTACATTGAGCATTTGGAGAACGCTTTTTACCATTTTTGA
- a CDS encoding TlpA family protein disulfide reductase, translating into MKRLFYLAVLLPCFIWGQHTIKGVFSPPGDYEVALLYKVTPTVSEYIGNSEIKEEGWFEFKLDSTAKKGVYRLVYAIPQEDYNFDIIYNGKENIELTFNAETGVDFIKSTENKLLSSYTNSMSLVTQSIGNYYGQHSKDTMALKAIFKTQKETQLNYEKAAKGTIALEFIKANKPFIPKKALDVETYINKLETHYFDHIDFTNKTLQSSSLLLEKMLNFVFGMSSNTKDDVETYKDNIDVFCSKMKAAPIKVKRILLVDLWQQMADLGHEEVANHIAENYLMDIAVELNDQKLLHTLILFRDISIGSPAPDFNVKVKENGTLVSKKLSELKLAKNYIIVFWNSTCPHCLEEIPQLSDFVKSKEKGLVKVVAVALEDDPTKWKEIILKLPNFIHVYGGGKWDNEIGNQYGVTATPTYFILNEKKEIAEKPLTFEDLKAFFESED; encoded by the coding sequence TTGAAACGATTATTCTATTTAGCAGTTTTACTTCCATGTTTTATTTGGGGGCAACATACTATTAAAGGCGTGTTTTCTCCTCCAGGAGATTATGAAGTTGCCCTTTTGTACAAGGTAACACCTACCGTTTCAGAGTATATTGGCAATTCGGAAATTAAAGAAGAAGGTTGGTTTGAGTTCAAATTGGATTCTACGGCTAAAAAAGGTGTTTACCGCTTGGTTTATGCCATTCCTCAAGAAGACTATAATTTTGATATTATCTATAACGGAAAAGAAAATATTGAACTTACCTTTAATGCCGAAACAGGAGTAGATTTCATAAAATCTACAGAAAACAAACTGCTGTCTTCCTACACTAACAGCATGTCTTTGGTAACGCAAAGTATTGGTAATTATTACGGTCAGCATAGCAAAGATACAATGGCGCTAAAGGCCATATTTAAAACTCAAAAGGAAACCCAACTAAATTATGAAAAAGCGGCCAAAGGAACTATTGCACTAGAGTTTATAAAGGCGAACAAGCCTTTTATCCCTAAAAAGGCATTGGATGTAGAAACCTATATAAATAAGTTGGAAACCCATTATTTTGACCATATAGATTTTACAAATAAAACGTTACAAAGTTCAAGTTTGTTGCTAGAAAAAATGTTGAATTTCGTTTTTGGGATGTCTTCTAATACCAAAGATGATGTTGAAACCTACAAGGACAACATTGATGTGTTTTGCAGCAAAATGAAAGCGGCTCCAATAAAAGTAAAGCGTATTTTGTTGGTCGATTTATGGCAGCAAATGGCCGATTTAGGGCATGAAGAAGTCGCCAACCATATTGCTGAAAACTATTTGATGGATATTGCTGTAGAATTGAACGATCAAAAACTATTGCACACCTTAATTCTGTTCAGGGACATATCTATTGGAAGCCCAGCACCCGATTTCAATGTTAAAGTAAAAGAAAATGGAACTTTGGTGAGCAAGAAATTGAGTGAATTAAAGTTAGCCAAAAACTATATTATTGTATTCTGGAATAGCACATGTCCACATTGTTTAGAAGAAATTCCACAATTGTCAGATTTTGTTAAATCGAAAGAAAAAGGCTTGGTAAAAGTAGTTGCCGTGGCTTTGGAAGACGACCCAACAAAGTGGAAAGAAATAATCTTAAAGCTCCCTAATTTTATTCATGTTTATGGCGGCGGAAAATGGGATAACGAAATAGGAAATCAATACGGTGTAACGGCAACCCCAACCTACTTTATATTGAATGAAAAAAAGGAAATCGCTGAAAAACCGTTGACATTTGAAGATTTAAAAGCGTTTTTTGAAAGTGAAGATTAG